CCCCGAAGAGAAGAGCCTGACCTACATCCCGGTCGAGGGGAGTCCGGCCGAAACCGGTCTGCAGCTTCTCAGTGGGAAGATCCTCTCTCACTTCGGCACCACCTCCACCTATGCCGACGGTTGCCTGGAGGCAGCCCCCTCCGGCTATATCGAAATCCACCCCGAGGATGCCAAAGCCTGCGGCGTCGAGGACGGCGGGAGGATCAAAGTGACCTCCACCGCCGGCTCGGCCCAGGGCCCCGTGCTTATCAGCGGCAATGTGCCCAAGGGTCTGCTCTTCGCTCCCTATCACTTCAGGGAGCTCAATATCCAGCAGGTGATCCCGCAGGGCCGGAACCGTGCCGTCGTGGAAATCACCAGGGCCTGACGGCTGCTTCCATCTTGAAGTAAATTTAGGCGCCCCGGCGAAAAACGCTCGGGGCGCCTTTTTTCATCCTGGTGCCACCAGCCACCAGGCTCAACGGATTAATCCCGGTTTTTTTCTTCAATGCTCTCTGTATCCCAGCACCACCAGTAGACAGCTTCCGTCGGCGATAACGTTGATGCCGGCCTTCCGGCATTTCTCTACTGCTGCGGGACTCTCGGCGCCGGGCTGCATCCAGACGTTCTCGACACCTTTGCCAATGGCCTCGTCAACAACCGTCTCGGTTATTTTCGGCGGCGTGATGACTGAGAGGCTCTTGACGTCCGGGGGGAGGTCGGCAACGCCGGCGACGCAGGGAACCCCCTCGATCTTATCCGCTCGTGGATTGATCGGAATAGCCTTTTTGCCGTTCGCCAGATAGCAGCGCAGTACCTTGTTGCCGTACTTCTCCCGATTGGTCGAGGCGCCGGCAACGCCGAAAGCCTGGGAACTCAAGAATTTTTCGATGCGAGGATCCATGGTATGCTCCTTATGATAAATTGGATTATTTAAAATATTACCAGAGCCTGGCGCCGCGGCGTAAAGTTCCGAAAGGAGAAGAGCCCCTGATTCCTTCCCGTTGCGGGACAGGCATTTCCGACCATCCGTCATAGGGTGCGCCACGGAGGAAAGGAATTGCCCGGAGTAAGTCGCATCTGTTGACAAGGAAAGGACTTGCGGTAGATTTGGATAATCCGGACCTTGCAATGCACGATATCGCGGGAATACACAGAAAAATAAAGATAGAATGGAGACTGGAATGGATGAGGTACGCAAGAGGCGTCTTGGGGTCAAAGTTTTCCGGCTTGCGGAGGTGTCGGAAGATGAATGGCGGAAGTTGATGCCCAGGTACTGGACCGAGACGAAGGTCTGGTGGCTGATTCCCACCTGGGTATTGATCGTTCTGTTGATTGCCGGCGCCGGACTTGTTCTCGCAGGGGATTCGTCCCTGCTGCGCCTTGAAGGTCTTGCCCTGGCCCTCCTTGCCGCAGGGAAGATCGGCGGTCGTTACAGCCAGACGGATGGATTCCAGTTTGGATATGATCTGGGACGGTGGGACGGAGTCTGCCGAGCTCTGGATATCCATGAAAAAGAGCGGGAGGAACTTTACTTTCTGGCCCGCGGCCTGATTTACGATTCGGAATCTGAAACCGAACCAGAGAAACTCTCCGGGAAAGACAAACAGCACCTACCATCGGGAGTATTCCGGCCTTCCTCATTTACTTCCTAGTGTCCCCCAATCGGATCCTTCCCCTCCTCCGTTTCTTCCTGAGGTGAAGCGCCTTCCGGTTCGATCCGGCCCCGGTACTGCAGCCAGCGGCCGAACTGCCAGCACGCCAATGTCCATAATGCGCCGGCAGTCCATCCGGCAAGTACATCCGTCGGCCAGTGAACCCCCATGTAGACCCTGCTGATGCCCACCCCTATAGTCAGGAGAATAGCCAGGGTCAGCAGGTACAGCTTCATCCGCAGCCTTTTCTGCACCCGGCAGAGCAGGGCCGCCAGGGTCAGATAGGTCACCGCAGACATCATCGCATGCCCACTCGGAAAACTCATCGTATAGACATAGGACTCGTGCGGCACCAGGTCGGGTCGCGGCCTGTCGAACCCCTGTTTCAACAGCAGACTGAGAAAAATGCCGCTCCCCACTGCAACGGCCACCAGCAGCGCCGTGCGGCGTTTGTGCTCAAGCAGGAGAAACCCGATCACGGCAAAAGTCAGCAGCATGAGGACGGCCATGCCGCCGAGGGCGGTAAAATCGCGGCCGATTTCCTCGACCCATTTCGGCCCGATCGGATCGGAAAGATCCGCGGGATTCCGCAAGGCCAGCAGGATCAGCATGTCGAAGGCATGCGTATCGCCCTCCACCACGTTTTCCGCCAGTTCGATAAACGCCCATGCCCCGCCGGCCATCAGGAAGATGGTCAACAGGATACCAAGTTCATGTCGGTCGCGCGAGCGTATCAGCTTTGCCTGGAACCATCGCCGTGAGAAAGAGTCGCCCATAACCACCTCTGAAAGCAGGGAGGAAGCCTCAAGGGATAATAAGTCCGATGAGGTCGAGCAGGGGCCCGGGGAACATGCCGAGAGCCAGGGTCGCGGCCAGGCAGATGGCAAGGGCGGTGTGTTCGGAAGCGCCGCCTCGGGCATGTTC
The Desulfuromonas sp. TF DNA segment above includes these coding regions:
- a CDS encoding CoA-binding protein; translated protein: MDPRIEKFLSSQAFGVAGASTNREKYGNKVLRCYLANGKKAIPINPRADKIEGVPCVAGVADLPPDVKSLSVITPPKITETVVDEAIGKGVENVWMQPGAESPAAVEKCRKAGINVIADGSCLLVVLGYREH
- a CDS encoding phosphatase PAP2 family protein, producing MGDSFSRRWFQAKLIRSRDRHELGILLTIFLMAGGAWAFIELAENVVEGDTHAFDMLILLALRNPADLSDPIGPKWVEEIGRDFTALGGMAVLMLLTFAVIGFLLLEHKRRTALLVAVAVGSGIFLSLLLKQGFDRPRPDLVPHESYVYTMSFPSGHAMMSAVTYLTLAALLCRVQKRLRMKLYLLTLAILLTIGVGISRVYMGVHWPTDVLAGWTAGALWTLACWQFGRWLQYRGRIEPEGASPQEETEEGKDPIGGH